A section of the Diabrotica virgifera virgifera chromosome 8, PGI_DIABVI_V3a genome encodes:
- the LOC126889694 gene encoding P-granule-associated novel protein 1-like: MQDKEISVQGYAAHMETGLVFDTTINTISQFRDMLLLYGHDIVDVRIEDQCFSLLPKGVFDGVHLEDIYIRRNGIDSLECGAFDGSDIKNIFLDENMIERIPKGVLNGVVLESITLVKNKISVIEDGALEDFSSETIDFSDNHLREIKAAMFEGCCTNILRLDSNEISEIEENAFKNIQTLFHISLEKNNIEDFGRVFNNFSSILRIVNMESNCIKGLSAECFAGSEIIWIYLGNNQLTEIKKDVFNGLHFEAISLENNQISNIEEGSFADLPLQFLLFSGNQLTYLPKHILAGVTSELYKLDFSDNQISEIDARAFQGLVINHLYLNKNKLTSIKKGMFAGETVEVLDLSDNEISEIEVGAFDDITILVSINLSNNKLMEITEGMFSLPLDKINFQNNAITLIDENALGDVVFESLQLDGNPILGN, from the coding sequence ATGCAGGATAAAGAAATTTCAGTACAAGGTTATGCCGCTCATATGGAAACCGGCCTTGTTTTTGATACAACAATTAATACAATTAGCCAATTCCGGGATATGCTATTGCTTTATGGGCATGACATAGTGGATGTTCGCATCGAAGATCAGTGTTTCTCTCTACTTCCTAAAGGTGTTTTTGACGGTGTCCATTTAGAAGATATTTACATACGCCGTAATGGAATTGACTCCTTAGAATGTGGTGCATTTGATGGTAGTGATATTAAGAATATTTTCCTTGATGAAAATATGATAGAAAGAATACCGAAGGGTGTTCTAAATGGAGTTGTTCTTGAAAGTATCACacttgttaaaaataaaatcagtGTTATTGAAGATGGTGCTCTCGAAGATTTTAGTTCAGAAACTATTGACTTCAGTGACAATCATTTGAGAGAAATAAAAGCAGCTATGTTTGAGGGATGCTGTACAAATATCTTAAGGTTAGACTCGAATGAAATAAGTGAAATAGAAGAAAATGCGTTTAAAAACATCCAGACACTTTTTCACATAAGTTTGGAGAAAAATAATATTGAAGATTTTGGTAGGGTATTCAACAATTTTTCCAGTATATTAAGAATAGTTAATATGGAAAGTAACTGCATCAAAGGCCTTTCCGCTGAGTGTTTCGCAGGTTCCGAAATAATATGGATATACCTAGGCAACAACCAGttaactgaaataaaaaaagatGTGTTTAATGGACTACACTTTGAAGCTATATCTCTGGAAAATAATCAGATATCTAATATTGAAGAAGGCTCGTTTGCAGATTTgcctttacaatttttacttttCTCAGGTAACCAACTAACTTATTTACCAAAGCATATATTAGCTGGAGTAACTTCAGAGCTTTATAAACTAGACTTCTCGGACAATCAAATATCAGAAATTGATGCTAGAGCATTTCAAGGTTTAGTAATAAACCATCTGTATTTAAATAAGAACAAATTAACATCTATCAAAAAAGGAATGTTTGCTGGTGAGACTGTTGAAGTGTTGGATCTGTCTGATAATGAAATATCTGAAATTGAAGTAGGTGCATTTGATGACATAACTATACTAGTATCTATTAATTTAAGTAACAATAAACTTATGGAAATTACGGAAGGGATGTTTTCCCTTCCCCTagataaaataaattttcaaaataatgcaATAACTTTAATAGATGAAAATGCTTTGGGAGATGTTGTTTTTGAATCACTGCAGTTGGATGGAAATCCGATATtaggaaattaa